Part of the Arthrobacter globiformis genome is shown below.
GGACGACGCCGGGCGCGCACCCTGGGTGGTGTCGGACGGCGTCATCGGGAGCTGCTGGAGCAGCCGGCGCGCCTCCTGGGCCGCCTCGAAGGCCACGACGACGTCGTAATTGGTGGCAACCACCTGGCTGGTGGACGTGAAGTCACGCTTGCCGCGCTGCATGGCATAGGTGACGATCCCGAACAGCATGAAGAACGCCGCACCCATCAGCACCGAGCTGATGATGGAAAACGTCCCGCCGGCAGGCGTGAAGAAGGACAGCATGACGCCGACGAAGAGGCCAAACCACATGCCGCTCAAGGCACCGGAGAGCGCAACGCGCGGGTAGCTGAGGCGGCCCGTCACCCGCTCCACCATCTTGAGGTCGTTCCCCACGATGGACACCAGGTGCACCGGGAACTGCTGGTCGGCGAGGTAGTCCACGGCCTTTTGGGCGTCCAGGTAAGAGGTATACGAGCCGACCGTGTCCCCCGTGGGGACAGTCTTCGACTCGTCCGAGCCGTTGGACGCAGCCTTCGGAGCACCAAATATGTTAGCCATAACCCCATTCTTGCCCATAAGGATGGGTGAAAGCTGAAAATTCAGCTAAAAGAGAGCAGACTCGGTAGCCTGTAGAGGTGAGCACGAATCCTACCCGCGTCTTTGTCGCGCGCCTCTTGGGACTGGACGTCTTCGACCCGTTGGGCGACCGTCTGGGGCGGCTGCGTGACGTCGTCGTGCTCTCCCGCGGAACCCGGGGCGCCCCGCACGTGGTGGGCATCGTCGTCGAAGTTCCCGGCAAGAAGCGCGTCTTCGTCCCCATGACCCGCATCACCTCCATCGACCAGACGCAGGTCATCTGCACCGGGCTGGTCAACCTCCGGCGCTTCGAACAGCGCGGCGCCGAAACCCTGGTGGTGGCCGAAATGTTCGACCGCCGGGTCACCCTGACGGATGGCAGCGGCGATGCCACCATCGAGGACATCGCCATGGACCAGCACCGCTCGGGCGACTGGTTCGTGAGCAAGCTGTTCGTCCGGCGCGGACATTCCCTGGCGCCCCTGAGCAGGCTGCGCCGCAACGAGACCATGATCATCGACTGGGCCGACGCGCACCAGGGAGCCAAAACAGAACCGCAGGCCGCCACGCAGTTCGTGGCCAACCACGAGGACCTCAAGCCCGCGGACTTCGCCGAGGCGCTGCAGGAGATGAGCGACAAGCGGCGCTTCGAGGTAGCAAGCGAACTGCAGGACGAGCGGCTCGCGGACGTTCTGCAGGAGCTGCCAGAGGACGACCAGGTGGAAATCCTCTCCGCCCTCGACGTCCAGCGTGCCGCTGACGTCCTGGAGGAGATGGACCCCGATGATGCCGCCGACCTCCTCGGCGAGCTCCCGTCCGCCCAGGCGGAGGAACTCCTTCAGCTGATGGAGCCCGAAGGCGCAGAGGACGTCCGGCGCCTCCTCGAATACGACGAGGACACCGCCGGCGGCCTCATGACCCCTGTCCCCGTCATCCTGCCGCCCGAAGCCACGGTGGCGGAGGCCCTCGCCCACGTCCGGCGCGAGGAACTCTCCCCTGCCCTCGCCTCGTCCATCTTCATCGCCCGTCCTCCGCTGGAAACCCCCACCGGCCGGTTCCTCGGCGTGGTGCACATCCAGCAGCTGCTGCGCTTCCCGCCCTTCGAGTCGCTGGGCAACCTCGTGGACAAGAACCTGGAGCCGCTCTCGGACCTGGCCCACATCAGCGAAGTCGCGCGCACCCTCGCCACGTACAACCTGAACTCCCTGCCGGTGGTCAACCAGGCAGGCCGGCTGGTTGGCGCAGTGACAGTGGACGACGTCCTGGACCATCTGCTGCCCGATGACTGGCGGGCAAACGACGGCGAGGCCCCGGTTAGGAAGCTTGGTGGCCGCATTGGCTGAAAACACGGCAAAGGCAACGCGACCGAGCGGAAAGCCGGCAGCCCAGGGAAGCCTGGACACGCCGCTGAGCGGCCGCCAGCGCATGCTCCCCAAGTTCTCGCCGAACCCTGATGCGTTCGGCCACGCGACGGAGGGCTTCGCCCGCTTCATGGGCACGCCGCAGTTCCTGCTCTACATGACCGTGTTCTGTGTATTCTGGCTGGCCTGGAATACCTTCGCGCCCACGGCTTGGCAGTTCGACAAGGTTGAGCTCGGGTTTACGCTCCTGACGCTGATGCTGTCCCTGCAGGCCTCCTACGCGGCGCCGCTGCTGCTCCTCGCGCAGAACCGGCAGGACGACCGCGACCGCGTGTCGCTGCAGCAGGACCGCCAGCGGGCGGAGCGGAACCTGTCGGACACCGAATACCTCACGCGGGAACTGGCCTCGCTGCGGATCGCGCTGCGTGAAGTGGCCACCCGCGACTACGTCCGGGCGGAACTGCGCAGCCTCCTGGAGGACCTGCTCGAGGCCCAGGAGGAGCTCCGCACGCACGAACCTTCCGGCCCCGGAAGCCATGAATCGCCGCGCGAACTGGTCCGGGAAAAGCTGAAGGAGAAGCGGGAGAAGCAACGCAATCCCCGCACGCAGCAGATCCCCAAGGTCAAGTCCGAAAAAACGCGGCAGGGCCGGGCAGCCCACCGACCCACCTCTCCCGAAAGCTGAGCACCACGGCATGAGCACCACCCTCCTTCAGGCAGTCAACGCTGCCCTGGCAACCGTCATCGATCCGGAACTCCGGCGCCCCATCACCGAAC
Proteins encoded:
- a CDS encoding general stress protein, which codes for MANIFGAPKAASNGSDESKTVPTGDTVGSYTSYLDAQKAVDYLADQQFPVHLVSIVGNDLKMVERVTGRLSYPRVALSGALSGMWFGLFVGVMLSFFTPAGGTFSIISSVLMGAAFFMLFGIVTYAMQRGKRDFTSTSQVVATNYDVVVAFEAAQEARRLLQQLPMTPSDTTQGARPASSTQHDYQNQHDYQNQHDHQNQHDHQNQHDHQNQPYQQPGRHQGPPQGPSHGQAPQRPAGWNDPYGQRAQDAQGNDAQGSQTPQAQGESGPGAPVPDAPQYGAVEGQPGQPGRAPEAADTPDAQRAGQRPAAVRYPDLPDGRPQYGVRVNDANQPAHSKDEPQR
- a CDS encoding magnesium transporter MgtE N-terminal domain-containing protein encodes the protein MSTNPTRVFVARLLGLDVFDPLGDRLGRLRDVVVLSRGTRGAPHVVGIVVEVPGKKRVFVPMTRITSIDQTQVICTGLVNLRRFEQRGAETLVVAEMFDRRVTLTDGSGDATIEDIAMDQHRSGDWFVSKLFVRRGHSLAPLSRLRRNETMIIDWADAHQGAKTEPQAATQFVANHEDLKPADFAEALQEMSDKRRFEVASELQDERLADVLQELPEDDQVEILSALDVQRAADVLEEMDPDDAADLLGELPSAQAEELLQLMEPEGAEDVRRLLEYDEDTAGGLMTPVPVILPPEATVAEALAHVRREELSPALASSIFIARPPLETPTGRFLGVVHIQQLLRFPPFESLGNLVDKNLEPLSDLAHISEVARTLATYNLNSLPVVNQAGRLVGAVTVDDVLDHLLPDDWRANDGEAPVRKLGGRIG
- a CDS encoding DUF1003 domain-containing protein, with protein sequence MAALAENTAKATRPSGKPAAQGSLDTPLSGRQRMLPKFSPNPDAFGHATEGFARFMGTPQFLLYMTVFCVFWLAWNTFAPTAWQFDKVELGFTLLTLMLSLQASYAAPLLLLAQNRQDDRDRVSLQQDRQRAERNLSDTEYLTRELASLRIALREVATRDYVRAELRSLLEDLLEAQEELRTHEPSGPGSHESPRELVREKLKEKREKQRNPRTQQIPKVKSEKTRQGRAAHRPTSPES